Proteins encoded in a region of the Armatimonadota bacterium genome:
- a CDS encoding M15 family metallopeptidase, giving the protein MPFDKQSEKHLKTLLPEAEAHARRFLQAVLDAGYDVRIVSGTRTFAEQDELYAQGRTKPGQKVTNARGGQSNHNYGIAWDVGLFKNGDYLEESPLYKKVGKIGKESGLEWGGDWKNPVDEPHFQIPVGRTVAQLLDTVRQNGGDIKAPAARRAIGALVPPLDGSAPRPPDPVSSPDRPVKIVFEGRHFSVEAFHRSSRVWVSVEDFTDYFGGQVVSVGDKTAKLELSGEQAVMPVAVVGGRPFVKFADVNAFLGFQYAFDGKSMTLEFRRLPAKKP; this is encoded by the coding sequence ATGCCGTTCGACAAGCAAAGCGAAAAACACCTGAAAACCCTTCTCCCTGAAGCCGAAGCCCACGCGCGGAGGTTCCTCCAGGCCGTGCTCGACGCCGGCTATGACGTCCGCATCGTCAGCGGGACGCGCACGTTCGCCGAGCAGGACGAACTGTACGCCCAGGGCCGCACCAAGCCGGGCCAGAAGGTGACCAACGCCCGAGGGGGACAGAGCAACCACAACTATGGGATCGCCTGGGACGTCGGGCTCTTCAAGAACGGCGACTATCTCGAGGAGTCCCCGCTCTATAAAAAGGTCGGCAAGATAGGGAAGGAGTCGGGCTTGGAGTGGGGCGGGGACTGGAAGAACCCGGTCGACGAACCGCACTTTCAGATCCCGGTCGGTAGGACGGTCGCGCAACTGCTCGACACCGTCCGGCAGAACGGCGGAGACATCAAGGCGCCTGCCGCGCGCCGCGCCATCGGTGCGCTCGTGCCGCCCTTGGACGGCTCCGCACCCCGACCGCCCGACCCCGTTTCCTCGCCTGACCGGCCGGTGAAGATCGTCTTCGAGGGCCGTCACTTCTCGGTCGAGGCTTTCCACCGCAGTTCGCGCGTCTGGGTGTCCGTCGAAGACTTCACCGACTATTTCGGCGGGCAGGTCGTCTCGGTCGGCGACAAGACCGCCAAGCTCGAACTGAGCGGAGAGCAGGCGGTCATGCCTGTCGCGGTGGTCGGCGGCCGACCGTTCGTCAAGTTCGCCGACGTCAACGCGTTCCTCGGCTTCCAGTACGCGTTCGACGGCAAGTCCATGACCCTCGAGTTCCGGCGGTTGCCGGCGAAGAAGCCTTGA
- a CDS encoding DUF2961 domain-containing protein, whose amino-acid sequence MSVLRTILCTCAASMALFASAQGSLLDRLAQPQDGRSMRESSSFRMGKDGKYDPKSPFTKDLDEHSNRDNFRVPPGQTHVLMDAKGPGVITHIWLTFLGPEVQDWAPKGSATHQEMLLRIYWDGDSKPGVEAPVGDFFANCFGKRSPVVSIPVMVEDGDSYNCFWNMPFRKSARIEIVNQGSQNINLLYYNVDWIKKDSLPKDTPYFYAQYRQEYPVENGKDYTILETEGKGHYVGTVLAVRSRSPSWFGEGDERIFIDGEKEPSIQGTGTEDYFLSAWGLQTTSTPYSGTPYFDQWGIVGGHTSAYRWHLNDPVVFQKGIKVAIEHFGWISPDENPKYVANSWNEREDDFSSVAFWYQTGKPTFTARAPAERKLPDIERVTAFARDGEKHGAGSVQLQQLDLYDGKQVLYSPVVKPSGDKPSPDETWIEIPFDIKKKEPLRLLLNMTTSYDFGIYEATLTTEGLSPLGGYKLGGPLDLYSDKVKNREFHLLDFWPDPGRYWLRLRCVGKNAASQGYLLGIESVRLRERRPRVEKMGWDRDKDWRKELKLYG is encoded by the coding sequence ATGTCCGTTCTGCGTACGATCCTCTGCACCTGCGCCGCGTCGATGGCGCTCTTCGCTTCCGCCCAAGGGTCGCTGCTCGATCGCCTGGCCCAGCCGCAGGACGGTCGGAGCATGCGGGAGAGCAGCAGTTTCCGCATGGGCAAGGACGGGAAGTACGATCCGAAGTCGCCCTTCACGAAGGACTTGGACGAGCACAGCAACCGGGACAACTTCCGGGTGCCGCCCGGCCAGACCCACGTTCTGATGGACGCGAAAGGACCGGGCGTCATCACGCACATCTGGTTGACGTTCCTGGGCCCGGAAGTGCAGGACTGGGCGCCGAAAGGGAGCGCGACCCACCAAGAGATGCTCCTGAGGATCTATTGGGACGGCGACTCGAAGCCGGGCGTGGAGGCGCCCGTGGGCGATTTCTTCGCGAACTGCTTCGGCAAACGCTCGCCCGTCGTCAGCATCCCGGTCATGGTCGAGGACGGGGACAGTTACAACTGCTTCTGGAACATGCCGTTCCGCAAGTCGGCCCGGATCGAGATCGTGAACCAAGGGTCGCAGAACATCAACCTGCTCTATTACAACGTCGACTGGATCAAGAAGGACAGCCTGCCGAAGGACACGCCCTACTTCTATGCCCAGTACAGGCAGGAGTATCCGGTCGAGAACGGCAAGGACTACACGATCCTCGAAACGGAGGGCAAGGGGCACTACGTCGGGACGGTGCTGGCCGTCCGGTCGCGGAGCCCCTCATGGTTCGGTGAGGGCGACGAACGGATCTTCATCGACGGGGAGAAAGAGCCTTCGATCCAGGGGACGGGCACCGAGGACTATTTCTTGAGCGCCTGGGGCCTGCAGACGACGAGCACGCCCTATTCGGGGACGCCGTATTTCGACCAATGGGGGATCGTGGGCGGGCACACGAGCGCCTATCGCTGGCACCTGAACGACCCGGTCGTCTTCCAGAAAGGCATCAAGGTGGCGATCGAGCACTTCGGATGGATCTCGCCTGACGAAAACCCGAAGTACGTCGCGAACAGTTGGAACGAGCGCGAGGACGACTTCTCGTCTGTGGCGTTCTGGTACCAGACGGGGAAGCCGACCTTTACGGCGCGAGCGCCGGCTGAAAGGAAGCTACCGGACATCGAACGGGTGACGGCTTTCGCCCGGGACGGCGAAAAGCACGGCGCGGGCTCGGTACAACTCCAGCAGCTCGACCTCTATGACGGAAAGCAGGTGCTGTATTCTCCCGTCGTCAAGCCATCGGGCGACAAACCGTCTCCTGACGAAACGTGGATCGAGATCCCGTTCGACATTAAGAAGAAGGAACCATTGCGGCTCCTCTTGAACATGACGACGAGCTACGACTTCGGCATCTACGAGGCCACCTTGACGACCGAAGGGCTCTCGCCGCTGGGCGGATACAAGCTCGGCGGCCCTCTGGACCTCTACTCGGACAAGGTGAAGAACCGCGAATTCCACCTTCTCGACTTCTGGCCCGATCCTGGCCGTTATTGGCTCCGGCTCCGGTGCGTCGGAAAGAACGCGGCGTCCCAGGGGTACTTGCTCGGCATCGAGTCCGTGCGCCTGCGCGAGCGGCGGCCCCGGGTGGAGAAGATGGGTTGGGACCGGGACAAGGACTGGCGCAAGGAACTCAAGCTATACGGCTAA
- a CDS encoding alcohol dehydrogenase catalytic domain-containing protein, whose amino-acid sequence MPTEARACILEEPGAPAVVRDIVIDAPGPNEVLVRLTASGVCHTDLTVKNLNGNGMPFPIVLGHEGAGIVQEVGEGVKNLQPGDPVVIAYRAPCEMCPACLRGDPRHCYAALRPQPRIRRKTDGALCSQVLRCGTFATHTVVHAKAAIKMPDVMPLDRACLIACGVITGVGATMFTTPVFAGSRVAVIGCGGVGLSVLQGARLQHARQVIAVDVNPVKLDWARKFGATHTVNARECDPVLEVRSLTEDGWDGGVEFAFEATGIPACTEQAVRMLSYGGTATTIGFPAASDAVNLNLGDMATGVYWNKAGLNVCHCGDALPSTDFPLMAQLYLEGKLDLDGMVTRRITLDDVEDAFHEMETGDVIRSVIVL is encoded by the coding sequence ATGCCCACCGAAGCCAGAGCCTGCATCCTTGAGGAACCCGGCGCGCCAGCGGTCGTTCGCGACATCGTCATCGACGCACCCGGCCCGAACGAAGTCCTGGTCCGGCTTACTGCGAGCGGCGTCTGCCACACCGATCTGACCGTCAAGAACCTCAACGGCAACGGGATGCCTTTCCCGATCGTGCTCGGTCATGAAGGTGCGGGCATCGTGCAAGAGGTGGGGGAGGGCGTCAAGAACCTTCAGCCCGGCGACCCGGTCGTCATCGCCTACCGCGCGCCTTGCGAGATGTGTCCCGCCTGCTTGCGCGGCGATCCCCGACACTGTTATGCGGCCCTGCGGCCGCAGCCTCGGATCCGGCGGAAGACCGACGGTGCACTCTGCTCACAGGTCTTAAGGTGCGGCACCTTTGCGACGCACACCGTCGTCCATGCGAAGGCGGCGATCAAGATGCCGGACGTCATGCCGTTAGACCGCGCGTGCCTGATCGCTTGCGGCGTGATCACGGGCGTGGGCGCGACCATGTTCACGACCCCGGTCTTCGCAGGGTCGAGGGTGGCGGTGATCGGGTGCGGCGGGGTCGGATTGAGCGTCCTGCAGGGTGCACGGCTCCAGCACGCCCGGCAAGTGATCGCGGTCGACGTCAACCCGGTGAAGCTCGACTGGGCGCGCAAGTTCGGTGCGACCCATACGGTGAACGCCCGTGAATGCGACCCTGTCCTCGAGGTGCGGAGCCTGACGGAGGACGGTTGGGACGGCGGCGTCGAATTCGCGTTCGAGGCGACCGGCATCCCCGCCTGCACGGAGCAGGCGGTCCGGATGCTGAGTTACGGCGGAACGGCCACGACGATCGGCTTCCCGGCTGCGAGCGACGCGGTGAACCTCAACCTGGGCGACATGGCGACCGGCGTCTACTGGAACAAAGCGGGCCTCAACGTGTGTCATTGCGGCGACGCGCTCCCTTCGACGGACTTCCCGCTCATGGCCCAGCTTTACCTGGAGGGCAAGCTGGACTTGGACGGCATGGTGACGCGCCGGATCACACTGGACGACGTGGAAGACGCGTTCCACGAGATGGAAACGGGCGACGTCATCCGGTCCGTCATCGTACTTTGA
- the era gene encoding GTPase Era: MGAYRAGVVAVVGKPNVGKSTLVNTIVGQKVSIVSDKAQTTRRRILGIHTRSDAQIVFADTPGLHASKHKLGSILNETVRQSLDGIDVVLAVVDVSRHPGKDDEELAALIKRVAAGKPVVLSLNKMDVLKPAHVETNYEAYLGLYGTERNMMTSFTKLQNVGRLVELVVEALPEGEPLYPDEQVTDQSVRTLAAELVREKALRKTHKEVPHAVATYVENWEETPGLTRISVVVLVETEGQKGILIGKGGAMLKRIGTEAREEIEEMIDGKVFLETFVKVRPDWRQNTRFMQEHGIV, encoded by the coding sequence ATGGGGGCCTATCGGGCGGGCGTGGTCGCCGTCGTCGGGAAACCGAACGTCGGCAAGAGTACGCTGGTCAACACCATCGTCGGGCAAAAAGTCTCGATCGTTTCGGACAAAGCCCAGACGACGCGGCGGCGGATCCTCGGGATCCATACGCGGAGCGACGCCCAGATCGTCTTCGCCGACACCCCCGGCCTCCATGCCTCGAAGCACAAACTCGGCTCGATCCTGAACGAAACGGTCCGGCAGTCCCTTGACGGTATCGACGTGGTCCTCGCCGTCGTCGACGTGAGCCGCCATCCCGGCAAGGACGACGAGGAACTTGCGGCACTGATCAAGCGGGTGGCGGCGGGCAAACCTGTGGTGCTGAGCCTGAACAAGATGGACGTCCTCAAACCCGCGCACGTCGAGACGAACTACGAGGCCTACCTCGGACTCTACGGGACGGAGCGGAACATGATGACCTCCTTCACGAAGCTGCAGAACGTCGGCAGACTTGTCGAACTCGTGGTCGAGGCCCTGCCCGAAGGCGAGCCGCTCTATCCCGACGAACAAGTGACGGACCAGTCCGTCCGGACGTTGGCGGCCGAACTCGTCCGTGAGAAGGCGCTCCGCAAGACCCACAAGGAAGTCCCCCATGCGGTCGCGACGTACGTCGAGAACTGGGAGGAGACGCCAGGACTGACAAGGATCTCCGTCGTCGTGCTCGTCGAGACGGAAGGTCAGAAAGGGATCTTGATCGGTAAAGGGGGAGCGATGCTCAAGCGCATCGGCACGGAAGCACGCGAGGAGATCGAGGAGATGATCGACGGGAAGGTCTTCCTCGAGACCTTTGTCAAAGTCCGCCCGGACTGGCGGCAGAACACCCGGTTCATGCAGGAGCACGGGATCGTCTGA
- a CDS encoding flagellar hook-length control protein FliK, with protein MDILSILPQSPAAPRVAGSPPTRGKPDPAKVPDRPDPAAAPTERADGQKEAIGQGQKTRQNLLDLLEDAVPGTKSLLADGQAKTVLSEIALPPTLDDMVKALASMGIALPALAGPPTAPVLAEAIKASDLGEGVKATLAKLVEAAVPVPAADVIALERPNPVPVPVTGRPAPKADTGPTPHAEPAPKPAPHAGSGPAPHAGTPPVPVAQEPVPQAVIRPDADAVVVRPTQTSPMPAPTAESAPVAAFVAVGQAVAQGQRFDQGLAEDLNVVEIAAESEVPIVTTGRVPAPTMVKTEDVAPEQTPLTTGPVPEDRSAAEVPERPMPQPHAEAGRNPDPKPELGRPDKTAGTGRTDGPDPHAETRNAPKPDPKADSSVLGRPDRTARTNDPAQAWIRPAVGNDETAPVESKAAMSGAFMETELDASNVLDVDPVEGSESVEAVSTPAPTAAAHSPKSSERAPLPKETVDSVHRQVADRIETMVSGRRSGSVTVKLNPTDLGTITLTVKNLGSRVDTEIKASNEDVRLALQAHRQDLVQNVESRGLTMNSFNVGQDAQPQGGQDHRSAFVEAQRQANLKAAVTSAPESRSAVSVAARPSTSGVDYLA; from the coding sequence ATGGACATCCTCTCGATCTTGCCGCAGTCGCCTGCGGCCCCGCGGGTGGCGGGTAGTCCGCCGACCAGGGGGAAACCTGATCCGGCCAAAGTGCCGGACCGGCCCGACCCGGCGGCGGCGCCGACGGAGCGCGCCGACGGACAGAAGGAAGCGATTGGCCAAGGGCAGAAGACCCGCCAAAACCTGCTGGACCTTCTCGAAGACGCGGTCCCCGGAACAAAGAGCCTGCTCGCCGACGGGCAAGCCAAGACCGTCCTGTCCGAGATCGCGCTTCCGCCGACCTTGGACGACATGGTCAAGGCGCTGGCCTCGATGGGCATCGCCTTGCCCGCGCTCGCCGGACCTCCGACGGCACCCGTCCTAGCCGAAGCGATCAAGGCTTCCGACCTAGGCGAGGGCGTCAAAGCCACGCTCGCCAAACTGGTCGAAGCCGCCGTACCCGTTCCGGCAGCGGACGTCATCGCCCTTGAAAGGCCGAACCCCGTCCCCGTCCCGGTAACGGGCCGACCGGCGCCGAAAGCCGATACAGGTCCGACACCACACGCCGAACCTGCTCCGAAGCCCGCGCCACACGCCGGTTCCGGACCCGCGCCGCACGCCGGGACGCCGCCCGTTCCGGTCGCACAGGAACCGGTGCCCCAGGCCGTGATCAGACCCGATGCGGACGCGGTCGTCGTCCGTCCGACGCAGACCTCACCGATGCCTGCTCCCACGGCCGAATCGGCACCCGTCGCGGCGTTCGTGGCGGTCGGGCAAGCCGTGGCACAAGGTCAACGCTTCGATCAAGGACTCGCCGAGGACTTGAACGTCGTCGAGATCGCCGCGGAATCCGAGGTCCCGATCGTCACGACAGGACGTGTCCCGGCCCCGACCATGGTCAAGACCGAAGACGTGGCGCCAGAGCAAACGCCACTTACGACAGGGCCCGTACCTGAAGACAGGTCGGCCGCGGAAGTGCCCGAGCGGCCGATGCCGCAGCCGCACGCCGAAGCAGGACGGAACCCCGATCCCAAGCCCGAACTCGGACGACCGGACAAGACCGCGGGCACGGGGCGAACGGACGGACCCGATCCGCACGCCGAAACGAGGAACGCGCCAAAGCCGGATCCGAAAGCCGACTCATCGGTCTTAGGGCGTCCGGACCGGACGGCCCGGACGAACGATCCGGCGCAAGCCTGGATCCGTCCTGCGGTCGGGAACGACGAGACCGCTCCGGTCGAGTCCAAAGCCGCCATGTCCGGCGCCTTTATGGAAACCGAACTCGACGCGTCGAACGTCCTTGACGTCGACCCGGTCGAAGGTTCGGAATCCGTTGAAGCCGTTTCGACGCCGGCTCCCACGGCCGCGGCCCACTCTCCGAAGTCATCGGAGCGGGCGCCGTTGCCGAAGGAGACGGTCGACAGCGTGCACCGACAAGTCGCCGACAGGATCGAGACCATGGTCAGCGGCCGCAGGAGCGGCTCGGTGACCGTCAAGCTCAATCCGACCGATCTGGGAACGATCACGTTGACCGTCAAGAACCTCGGGTCGCGCGTCGACACCGAGATCAAAGCGAGCAACGAGGATGTCCGGTTGGCGCTTCAGGCCCACCGGCAAGACCTTGTCCAAAACGTCGAGAGCCGCGGTCTGACGATGAACTCGTTCAACGTCGGGCAGGACGCTCAACCACAAGGTGGACAAGACCACCGGTCGGCTTTCGTCGAGGCTCAACGGCAGGCCAACCTGAAAGCAGCCGTGACGTCTGCCCCTGAGTCCCGCAGCGCGGTCTCCGTGGCCGCCCGACCTTCGACTTCGGGGGTCGACTACCTCGCGTAG
- a CDS encoding flagellar hook protein FlgE — protein sequence MLAGVASIKAQQTRMNVIGNNLANVNTTAYKGSRVTFQDMLAQTLRGASRPTGTLGGTNPVQFGLGVLVAGTDVNNEQGSLNATNRPTDFAIQGNGFFVIGNGESIAYTRDGAFDLDANGDIVHRATGNRMLGWSADQATGNIDTNQPIGPTSTLRIPIGARTAVQVTTNVTVAGNLDSRSFNTAGTQSTSFTMRVFDTLGTEHLVTATLTEDATNPNQWNWTLAGAGGDTVTGSGSLTFDPATGDLLTGNPGTMTVTPPASSGVPAFTVALDFGTVSQRASEMQIQMSNQNGFAPGSLSSFSVGTDGILTGLYTNGLTRPLGQMSLAIFPNANGLERTGSNVWRATDNSGIPVIGPPRTGGRGYVNSGFLEQSNIDISNEFTDLIITQRGFQANTKVVTTVDEMLQDLINIKR from the coding sequence ATGCTTGCTGGCGTCGCCAGCATCAAAGCGCAGCAGACGCGCATGAACGTCATCGGCAACAACCTTGCCAACGTGAACACGACCGCCTATAAGGGAAGCCGCGTCACGTTCCAAGACATGCTCGCCCAGACCCTTCGCGGCGCGAGTCGGCCTACCGGCACACTGGGCGGCACCAACCCCGTCCAGTTCGGCCTGGGCGTGTTGGTCGCCGGCACGGACGTCAACAATGAGCAAGGATCGCTCAACGCGACCAACCGCCCGACCGACTTTGCCATCCAAGGCAACGGCTTCTTCGTGATCGGGAACGGTGAGAGCATCGCCTACACCCGTGACGGCGCTTTCGACCTTGACGCGAACGGCGACATCGTCCACCGCGCGACGGGCAACCGAATGCTCGGTTGGTCGGCGGACCAGGCGACGGGCAACATCGACACCAACCAACCGATCGGGCCCACCTCGACCCTGCGGATTCCGATCGGCGCCCGCACCGCCGTCCAGGTGACGACGAACGTCACCGTCGCCGGCAACCTCGACTCCCGGTCGTTCAACACGGCGGGCACGCAATCGACGTCGTTCACGATGCGAGTCTTCGACACCCTGGGAACGGAGCACTTGGTCACCGCGACGCTGACCGAGGACGCGACCAACCCGAACCAATGGAACTGGACCCTTGCGGGTGCAGGCGGCGATACCGTCACCGGTAGCGGCTCCCTCACGTTCGACCCGGCGACGGGCGACCTCCTGACCGGCAACCCTGGCACGATGACGGTCACGCCGCCTGCGTCGTCAGGCGTGCCCGCCTTTACGGTCGCGCTCGACTTCGGAACGGTCTCACAAAGGGCCTCTGAAATGCAGATCCAGATGAGCAACCAGAACGGCTTCGCCCCGGGCTCGTTGTCGTCGTTCTCCGTCGGTACGGACGGCATCCTTACGGGCCTCTATACGAACGGCCTGACGCGCCCCCTGGGCCAGATGTCCCTCGCGATCTTCCCGAACGCGAACGGTCTTGAAAGGACCGGTTCGAACGTTTGGCGCGCTACCGATAACTCGGGCATCCCCGTCATCGGCCCCCCGCGCACGGGCGGCCGCGGTTACGTGAACAGCGGGTTCCTCGAACAGTCGAACATCGACATTTCGAACGAATTCACCGACCTGATCATCACGCAACGCGGTTTCCAGGCGAACACGAAGGTCGTCACGACCGTCGACGAAATGCTCCAAGACTTGATCAACATCAAGCGCTGA